The sequence TATGGCCAGCGTCTCGCACTTGTCATTGAGCTTGGTGCTTGTTCCGTGGGCGTTGATGTAGTCAACGGCGGCGGAGTTTTCATGGGAATCTTCCAGCGCCATGGTTATGGCGCGCGCGCCGCCGCTGCCGTCTTCGGCCGGGGCCGTCTCATGAAAGGCGTCGCATGTGGCGGCGTAGCCGGATAATTCGCAGTAGATATTGGCGCCGCGCCGCCGCGCGGACTCATATTCTTCAAGAATTAGGATGCCCGCTCCATCGGACATGATAAACCCGTCGCGTTCGGCGTCAAAAGGGCGGCTCGCTTTTTCCGGCTCGTCATTGCGCGTGCTGAGCGCGCGCAGGGCGCAGAACCCGGCGAAACCGAGCACGCACACGCTGGCGTCGGAACCGCCCGCCACCATGATGTCGGCGTCGCCGCGCTGGATGATGCGGAGCGCGTCGCCGATGGCATGGGCGCCGGTGGCGCAGGCGCTGACCACGGCATAATTCGGCCCTTTCATCTGGAAATCAATGGCAATCAGTCCCGCCGCCATGTTGCTGATCATTTCGGGTATCATGAAAGGGCTGCACCTTCCCGGCCCTTTTTCAAGGAGAAGCTTGTATTGGATTTGGAGGGTCTGCAGTCCGCCGATGCCGGAACCGACGATCACCCCGGCGCGCTCGGAATTTATTTTAGCGCAGTCCAGCGCGGAGTCTTTTAAAGCCAGCTTGGCGGCGGCCAGGGCGTATTGGCAGTACAGATCGGTCCGGCGTTGTTCCTTTTTACTTAAGAAGAGGTCAACGTTGAAATCCGTTACCTCGCCGGCGATTTGCGATGGGTAGGGTGAAACGTCAAAACGGCTGACCCGGCGGACGCCCGACGCGCCGGAGACGTTTTTCTGCCAGAAGCTCCGCAGGTCGCAGCCGAACGGGGTGACTAATCCTATGCCGGTGATAACAACTTTACGCATTTAGTGATAACCGATAATTGACGTTTCAGAACGACGGTTTTTGGTAAAAAGGCCGGGTAACTTTCGGAAGTTCCCGGCCTTTTCCAGATAACAACGGCGGCATTAACCGCCAAAGCCCTTTTCCTTGAGGTAATTAATTACCGCGCCGACGGTCGTCAGTTTTTCGGCTTCTTCGTCGGGAATTTCGGCGCCGAATTCCTCTTCAAACGCCATGACCAGTTCAACGGTATCCAGCGAGTCGGCCCCCAGATCCTCAATAAACGAGGCTTCCGGAGTAACCTGTTCGGCATTTATTCCCAGTTGTTCAACGATTATATCACGCACTTTATCTTCAAGCGCCATTTTTTCCTCCTGTTTTTCCGCCGTTGTTTCCACGTCCGGTGGAGAACAGCGGCCTAATTTACATTACCATTCCACCGCTGACGTTGATGACGTGACCGGTGATGTATGCTGATTCGCCGCCGGCCAGAAACAGAACCGCATCGGCGACATCATCGGGCCTGCCAAACCGTCCTGCGGGAATGGCCGCCAGCATTTTTGTCCGGATATCTTCCGGCAAAACTTCCGTCATTTTAGTCGTAATGAAGCCGGGCGCAACGGCATTGACGCGAATATTCCGCGAAGCCAGTTCCTTCGCGGCTGATTTCGTCAGGGCAATTACCCCCGCTTTTGAAGCCGCATAATTACACTGTCCCGCGTTTCCAATCAAGCCGATAATTGAGGCTAAATTAACAATTGCGCCGGAACGTTGTTTTAACATGATTTTTGCGGCGGCCTTGGTGAATAGAAAAGTCCCTTTCAGGTTAATATTCAATACGGCGTCCCAGTCCTGTTCCGACATTCTCAAAAGGAATCCGTCGCGGGTTATGCCCGCGTTGTTGACCAGAATGTCAATCCGGCCGAAATCGCTCATGACCGCTTCAACTGTTTTCTGGACGTCTTCCCCCCGGCTTACATCAACCGCGTAGCCGGCGGCCCTGCGTCCTTTTGAAGCGCAGGCCGCAAGGCTTTCATCCAGCCATTCGCGGTTCAAATCGCATAATGCGACATCGGCGCCCGCCTGCGCGAATTTTTCGGCGATTGTCCGCCCGATGCCGCGCGCCGCGCCGGTAATCAACGCCACTTTCTTTTCAAATCCTTGCATTTATTGTCAAACCATGGATACGGGTTAAAAGTAAAACGGGGGCGAATATAGCAGAAAATCGAAATTAGTCCAGATTTTGTTTCATATTTATTTCATTTTTTCTCGTCGGTCCAGATTTCGCTGATCTGGTTTGCAAAAGTGACGCTTACCTGAATGTTTGCCATTCCGCGCCGGGCCAGCGAGTTTTTAACCTCTTTTAACGCCAGTTCCGGCCGGTTGCAGTCCCGGCTGATATGGCACAAAAACACCTGCCTGAGCTCAGGCGAGGCCGTTTCCGCGATTATTTGCGCCGCGCCGGCGTTGGACATATGTCCCTGTCTTCCCGCAATGCGCTGTTTGAGCATCCAGGGCCGCCGCGCGCCCGAGAGAAGCCCCTCATCGTGGTTGGCTTCAATGATCAGCGCCTGGCAGCGGCGCAGGTGTTCCCGGACGAGATGGGTGGCCGCGCCGATATCGGTGACAATCCCCACCTGCGTGTTTCCGCCGGCCGCGATGAAACCGACCGGCTCATAAGCATCGTGGGATACGGGAAAGGGGGTAAAGGTAAGATCGCCGATTTGGAAAGGCATCCCGGTGGAAAAGGTCTGCCACTGCAAATGGCGCATTTTGGCGTTGCGGCGGATGGCTTCAATCGTGCCTGAATTGGCGAAGATTTTGAGGTCGTAGCGCCGTTGCAGCATTGCCAGCCCGGCGATATGGTCGGAATGCTCATGGGTCAGGCAGACCGCCGAGATCGTGGAAAGAGCAACGCCGATCTGCTCAAGGCGCCGGGCGGTTTCTCTGGCGCTTAAGCCGGCGTCAATCAGCACGCGTTCCCGGCTTGTCCCGACAAAAATGCAGTTGCCGGAACTGCCGCTGGCCAGAATGCATATTTTCATGGTTGGTGGCGAATATAAAATTTACCGCAGGCAAAGGCGAGCATATTTACCCGATTCCCCGCGTTTGTTCCAGAAAAATCCGCCGGTTGCCTCAAAACAGCTTGAATCTGATATTCAAATGGTTATTATTTTCCCGGAAGGATAATTATGCTCAACAATCCGGGATTGACTTTAAGGCAGGACCAGCGCCAGCTGCAGGTTCTGGCGCCGCAATTGAGGCAGTCGCTGGAACTGCTCCAGGTTCCCGTGCTTGAATTGCGCGCCTTGATCCAGAAGGAACTGCAGCAGAATCCGGTGCTTGAAGAAAAGGGCGATGATTCAATTGCGCTGGACCCGCAGTCGGCGGACGACACGCGGGTGGACGCCAAAGAGCTGAATTTCAAGGAAGATTTTGAAGTTTTGATGCGTTTGGACAGGGAAACCCATGATTACTTTCTCCAGGAATACGAGCCGTACAACGCCGCCGCCGAAAAAAAGCGGGATTATGCCCTGGAAGTCCGCGCGCCGGACGAATCCCTCCAGGAGCATCTGGCCAAACAGCTTGCCATGCTTGAAATGTCCGACCGCGACCGCCGCATCGGCGAATTGATTATCGGCAGTATTAACGAGGAAGGTTATCTGACCCAGAGCATAGAGGAGCTGGCCGTTTCGGCGGGGTATGAGGCCGAATGTTTATATGATGTCCTGGCGGTCATCCGGGATTTTGACCCCGTCGGCGTCGGCGCGCGCGACCTCAAGGACTGCCTCCTGCTTCAACTGCAGCGCTTCGGCCACGATTCCTCCCTGGCCGCGCGGATTGTCAGCGATCATCTGAATCTCCTTGCGGCCAGAAATTACGGCGAAATGGCGCGGGCGCTGGGCGTCGCGGACGATGAAGTCCGGACGGCCGCCAAAATGATTGCCACGCTTGATCCAAGGCCGGGACTGGCGTTCGGCGGCGAAACCGCGCCGTATATTTTTCCGGAGATTTTCGTGGAAAAGGGGGAAAACGGTTATCATGTGGTTTTGAACGACGAGCGCATCCCCCGCCTGCGCATCAGCCGGTATTACCAGCAGTTGATGTCCGGCGCGCAGAGCACGGAAGAGGTCAGGAAATATATCATGGAGAAGGTCAAAGGGGCTCTTTTCCTGATGAAGAGCATTGAACAGCGCCAGCATACGCTGCGGCGGGTTGCCGTGGAAATAATCAAGGTTCAATCGGATTTTTTTGATTCCGGCGTCGCTTTCCTGAAGCCGCTGACCATGTCGGACGTGGCCCGCCGGATCGGATTGCACGAAACCACGGTCTGCCGCTGTGTGGCCAATAAGTTCATGAAAACCCCCCGCGGGGTCTTTGCCATGAAATATTTCTTCACCCCCGGTCTTAAAACCAGCGACGGGCATCTCGTCTCAAACAAGGCGATCCAGGACCTGGTGGCCGGGATGGTGGCGGAGGAAGACCCGGCGCATCCTCTTTCCGACCAGGAAATCTTTGAACGTTTAAGCGCCCGCGGATTGCAGATTGCCAGGCGCACGGTGGCAAAATATCGCCTGGCTCTCAAAATACCCCCTTCCCATATCCGCCGGTCAGGCTGAGGCCCGGCCGCCGGACACGGATCTTGCAGGCGCATTGAATTTAATGCTGGATTGCATTTGACAAACCCGCCGCAAAAGTCCATCTTATCCGGAAGTAAACGCTGGGGAAACGACCTGTTGATTAAAAAAGGAGATTCCATGAAGATTGCACGAATCATGCTCTGCGCCGTTTTTGCATTGGCGGTATTCGGAACCATGCCGGCGCTCGCCGCCAAGGAGGCCGAAACATCAAAACCCGACGCGGTGAAAGCCGGGGAGGACGCATCCTTGAAGTCCGAAACAACAGCGGAAACCGCCCGGACGGAACCGGCCGAAACCGCGGAAAAAACCCTGCCCCTCGCGCCGGAAACGGTCCTGGTCAAGGTTAACGATCAGGACATAACCCAGGCTGATTTGGACAAAGAGCTTGGCCAGATCCGGAAAATGATGGAGGGGCGCGGCATCCCCCCGAAACAATTTGAAGCCATGATCAAAGGCGTAAAACCCCAGATCATGGAGGGCATCATTGTCCGCCGTTTGATTGCCGGCGAATGCGAACGCGAAAAAATCGCCGTAACGCCGGAGGAGACAACCGGGGAAATAAATCTGTTCCAGACGAGCCTGCCGAAAAAAACCACGCTTGATGATTTCCTGAAAAAAAACAACATCAGCCGCGATGCTTTTGAACAAGACGTCAACGAGCAGATTAAGATTGAAAAGCTGCTGAAAGTTTCCGCGCCGACCGACGAGGAAATCAAAACCTATTATGATGAAAACAAAACGTCCCTTTTTGAAACGCCGGAGACCATCAATGCCCGGCATATCCTGATCGCGATTGACGCAACCGACGATGATTCTGCGAAAAAATCCAAGAAGAAAAAAGCGGAAGATTTGCTTAAGAAACTGAACAAGGGCGGCGACTTTGCCAAGCTGGCCGAGGAAAATTCCGATTGTCCCAGCAAAGCAAGGGGCGGCAGCCTCGGCGATTTTCCGCGCGGCAACATGGTGCCGGCTTTTGAAGAGGCCGCCTTTTCGTTGAAGACCAATGAAATCAGCGGGGTGGTTGAGACCGAGTTCGGTTATCATATCATCCAGACCATCGCGCATAACCCGGCGCAGACCAAGCCGTTTGAGGATGTCAAGGGCCAGATTGCTTTCCGCCTGAAAGGCAAAAAAGTCCAGGAGAAGATGGGCGCGCTGGTCGCGCAGCTCAAGGACGCCGCCAAGATTGATTATACCAAGGAAGGCGAATCGCTCAAGCCGGCCCGTTTGCCCGCGGGAATGCCCTTTATGCCGGCCGGAGGGAAAGAAGAAGCCGGAACCGCGGAGCCCGGCAAGGAAAAATCCGGCGAGCCCTCCGCCGATAAGAAATAATTTTCCTGGCGCGGAAAATTTTTGAGTTTTCCGGGGGGCTAACGGGCTCTCTGCGGATAGCTAAATAGCAACATTTTCGGCCGGCGGACCTCGCGGTTCACACGTTGAAACGGAAGTGGCAAATGTCGCCGTCCGCGATCGCGTAGTCGCGTCCTTTTACCTGCATTTTTCCCCGGGCTTTGGCGGCGGCTTCGCTTCCGGCGGCGATTAAATCGTCGTATTTGATGATTTCCACGCGGATAAATCCGCGCTCAATATCCGTATGCACTTTCCCGCCGGCCTCCGGGGCCAGAGCGCCCTTGCGGATTGTCCAGGCGCGCACTTCGTCTCCGCCCACGGTGTAAAACGACATTAAACCGAGCGCATCGTAGGCCGCCTGATTGAGGCGGTCCAGTCCCGACGATGAAACGCCGATCTCTTTGAGGTAGTCCAGCCGTTCCGCCTGATTTTCCAGCGCCATTATTTCCTGCTCAATCCGGCAGGAGATATTGAAGATATTGCCGGTCTGTTGATGGACTTGTTTCCCCAGCTGGTCTTCATTTACGTTATAAGCCCAGATGACCGGCTTCAGGATAAGGAGGGCCAGGCTTTTGATTGAGTCCGATTCCTGCCTGTCCAGGACGGGGGCGCAGAGCCGCATTTCCTTTTCAATCGTTCCCTTGATTTTCAGCAGTGTTTTTTCCTCCTGTATCTGCCGCGGGGTCTGGCCGGCCTTCTTTTCGCGTTCAATTCTTTCCAGCCTTTTTTCAATTATTTCGAGGTCGGCCAGAACAATTTCCGATTCCAGGGCGTTACGGTCGCGTTCCGGATTGACGTCGCCGAGTGGGTGATAAACCGCGTCCGATGAAAAGGAGCGGATCAATATGCAGAGTAAATCGCATTTGCGCGCGCTCTCCAGCCAGGCGCGCGCGGCGCCCGCCGAGCCCGGGGGCGTAAGGTCGGGGCAAAGGACAATAATGTTTTCGGCGTATTTGACGCGCTCGGGTTTGAAAAGACCGGCGAGCGCGTCAACCCGCGGGTCGCGGATCGGCGCGATACCTTCCAGCGCCTCCCCCTCTTTGAGCGCGATGGACCCGTCCTGTTTCCTCCCCGTCAGCAGGGAGAAAAAAGTTTTTTTTCCAGATTGAGCAAATCCGAGCAGTCCGACTTTCATTTTATATACACAAATCACCGCCGTCCCGGAGCGGCCATTCGGCGGTACAGGCGCAAGTCGGTCGCGGCTTGGCCGAAATGAGGGATTGTTTCCAGAAGTTCGTAACGGCTGTGAATGATTCGCTCAAAACACGCTCTGTCGTCCGGGCGAAGCGGCGTGATTTGCGGGGACTGAATCGCAAAGGCATAACCGCTGAGCGCAGCCAGGGGCGCGCCGCAATTCCGCAGCAGTTCCGCAAAGAGGTTGCGGTTGAGCACGTTCAGTTTTTTCGCCTGTTCGTCGGTCAAATCCGGGAAATAACTGAATTGCCCCATTTCAAGGCCGGGCGGCAGGGGCCGGCCGGATTCAACCGCCAGATAGGGGTCCTGGGTGAGAAGAAAGTCCTCAGGGTTGGTGAGCGCCCGGACCCTGGCGGCGGTCTGCCGCAGTTTGACGAGGGGGGGCTGATTCCTCGTTTTCCACCAGATCAGTTCGCGGCCTTCAATAAACCAGTCCTGGTTGACCGGAGAGGAAACGGCCGCGGCGCAGGAAAGAACCAGCGCGGTTAATACCGCAATTGTTCCGGCGCGCGCCGGCAAAACGTCAATAACCATGAGCGTTACGGCGGTTGCAAAGAGCGGATAAACGAAAACCTGGTAATCGTCGTAGGGAAAAGGGGCCGCCAAATGAAGCAAGCTGACCGCAAGGGCGCTGAGCCAGACACAGCGCCGCAGGAAAGAAGATATCGGAAAATCATGCGCCGCTTCCCCGGCAAAATCGTTTTTCCGGAACCGTTTTGCCGCCAGCGCCGCCGCCCAGAAAACAAAACAGACAAAGTAAGCCTGGAGAAAGCGCGATATGAAACCGGCTTTGAACGCCATGGCCTGCAAAAAACCGTTTTCGTCCCGGAGGGCGTGGTAACTGACGACAAAATAAATGAAGTTGGCCGCGCATTGCGCGAGGAAAGGACCAAAGACGGAAATGGCCGTAATTATTCCGCCGGCGGCAAAGTAAATCCAGGCCGGGAAGAGGAATTTTCCACGCTCCAGCCATAACAGACAGAAAATAACCAGCGGCACAACCGCGGCCGAGGAACGGACTCCGGCCGCCAGAACGAATAAAGCCGCCGAAAGCGTCAGCGCCATGACCCGGCGGCGCGCAAGCGCGTGATGAAGAGTCAAAAACCCGCCTATCAGAAACAGAATGGTCAGCGAATAAGTTTTAACGACCGTGCAGAAATAACCCTGGTAAATATTCACCAACGCCAGGATAAAACAAAGGATAACGGCCGGGCGCTTCTGTCCGGGACGCGCCAGTCTTCCGGCCAGCCATGCGGCCAGGATGGCGCCGGCCAGCCCGAGCGCGCCGGTAAACACCCGCCCGGCCGCCAGGCCGCCCCACTTGACGAGGGGGTCGGCAAGCGCGTAAACAAAGGGCATGACCGGCCCTTGCGTGAAAGCAAAGTCGCGGTACGGTATTTTGCCGGAAGAGATAAGGCCGGCCGCGTAGAGATACCAGCCCTCGTCCTGGTTCAGGTTGCCGAAAATCAGGCCGGCGGCCATGAGGCCGAGCGCGGCGAGCAGGGCGGCCAGGCCGCAAGGTGCCAGCCATGGTCCCCCGGCGGCAGCGCCGCCATCCAAAATAAACGGCCGACGGTCCATTGTTGATGTTGTGAGCTTCTCCGCAAAACCGGCCTGCTCCGCACTGGCTGCGCAGG is a genomic window of Kiritimatiellia bacterium containing:
- the fabF gene encoding beta-ketoacyl-ACP synthase II, encoding MRKVVITGIGLVTPFGCDLRSFWQKNVSGASGVRRVSRFDVSPYPSQIAGEVTDFNVDLFLSKKEQRRTDLYCQYALAAAKLALKDSALDCAKINSERAGVIVGSGIGGLQTLQIQYKLLLEKGPGRCSPFMIPEMISNMAAGLIAIDFQMKGPNYAVVSACATGAHAIGDALRIIQRGDADIMVAGGSDASVCVLGFAGFCALRALSTRNDEPEKASRPFDAERDGFIMSDGAGILILEEYESARRRGANIYCELSGYAATCDAFHETAPAEDGSGGARAITMALEDSHENSAAVDYINAHGTSTKLNDKCETLAIKKALGEENARRVMISSTKSMIGHLLGAAGAVEAAVCALAIRHSVVPPTINYTTPDPDCDLDYVPNTAREKKIRLALSNSLGFGGHNATLAFRAV
- the acpP gene encoding acyl carrier protein: MALEDKVRDIIVEQLGINAEQVTPEASFIEDLGADSLDTVELVMAFEEEFGAEIPDEEAEKLTTVGAVINYLKEKGFGG
- the fabG gene encoding 3-oxoacyl-[acyl-carrier-protein] reductase, giving the protein MQGFEKKVALITGAARGIGRTIAEKFAQAGADVALCDLNREWLDESLAACASKGRRAAGYAVDVSRGEDVQKTVEAVMSDFGRIDILVNNAGITRDGFLLRMSEQDWDAVLNINLKGTFLFTKAAAKIMLKQRSGAIVNLASIIGLIGNAGQCNYAASKAGVIALTKSAAKELASRNIRVNAVAPGFITTKMTEVLPEDIRTKMLAAIPAGRFGRPDDVADAVLFLAGGESAYITGHVINVSGGMVM
- a CDS encoding MBL fold metallo-hydrolase; its protein translation is MKICILASGSSGNCIFVGTSRERVLIDAGLSARETARRLEQIGVALSTISAVCLTHEHSDHIAGLAMLQRRYDLKIFANSGTIEAIRRNAKMRHLQWQTFSTGMPFQIGDLTFTPFPVSHDAYEPVGFIAAGGNTQVGIVTDIGAATHLVREHLRRCQALIIEANHDEGLLSGARRPWMLKQRIAGRQGHMSNAGAAQIIAETASPELRQVFLCHISRDCNRPELALKEVKNSLARRGMANIQVSVTFANQISEIWTDEKK
- the rpoN gene encoding RNA polymerase factor sigma-54; translation: MLNNPGLTLRQDQRQLQVLAPQLRQSLELLQVPVLELRALIQKELQQNPVLEEKGDDSIALDPQSADDTRVDAKELNFKEDFEVLMRLDRETHDYFLQEYEPYNAAAEKKRDYALEVRAPDESLQEHLAKQLAMLEMSDRDRRIGELIIGSINEEGYLTQSIEELAVSAGYEAECLYDVLAVIRDFDPVGVGARDLKDCLLLQLQRFGHDSSLAARIVSDHLNLLAARNYGEMARALGVADDEVRTAAKMIATLDPRPGLAFGGETAPYIFPEIFVEKGENGYHVVLNDERIPRLRISRYYQQLMSGAQSTEEVRKYIMEKVKGALFLMKSIEQRQHTLRRVAVEIIKVQSDFFDSGVAFLKPLTMSDVARRIGLHETTVCRCVANKFMKTPRGVFAMKYFFTPGLKTSDGHLVSNKAIQDLVAGMVAEEDPAHPLSDQEIFERLSARGLQIARRTVAKYRLALKIPPSHIRRSG
- a CDS encoding peptidylprolyl isomerase, translating into MKIARIMLCAVFALAVFGTMPALAAKEAETSKPDAVKAGEDASLKSETTAETARTEPAETAEKTLPLAPETVLVKVNDQDITQADLDKELGQIRKMMEGRGIPPKQFEAMIKGVKPQIMEGIIVRRLIAGECEREKIAVTPEETTGEINLFQTSLPKKTTLDDFLKKNNISRDAFEQDVNEQIKIEKLLKVSAPTDEEIKTYYDENKTSLFETPETINARHILIAIDATDDDSAKKSKKKKAEDLLKKLNKGGDFAKLAEENSDCPSKARGGSLGDFPRGNMVPAFEEAAFSLKTNEISGVVETEFGYHIIQTIAHNPAQTKPFEDVKGQIAFRLKGKKVQEKMGALVAQLKDAAKIDYTKEGESLKPARLPAGMPFMPAGGKEEAGTAEPGKEKSGEPSADKK
- a CDS encoding DUF933 domain-containing protein → MKVGLLGFAQSGKKTFFSLLTGRKQDGSIALKEGEALEGIAPIRDPRVDALAGLFKPERVKYAENIIVLCPDLTPPGSAGAARAWLESARKCDLLCILIRSFSSDAVYHPLGDVNPERDRNALESEIVLADLEIIEKRLERIEREKKAGQTPRQIQEEKTLLKIKGTIEKEMRLCAPVLDRQESDSIKSLALLILKPVIWAYNVNEDQLGKQVHQQTGNIFNISCRIEQEIMALENQAERLDYLKEIGVSSSGLDRLNQAAYDALGLMSFYTVGGDEVRAWTIRKGALAPEAGGKVHTDIERGFIRVEIIKYDDLIAAGSEAAAKARGKMQVKGRDYAIADGDICHFRFNV